Proteins co-encoded in one Papaver somniferum cultivar HN1 chromosome 5, ASM357369v1, whole genome shotgun sequence genomic window:
- the LOC113284524 gene encoding uncharacterized protein LOC113284524, whose amino-acid sequence MATHLPNNQIFSRNSHLSITSQQSKLTGMSFRPVKLPRSTGKLTLKCSLVDSSRTEPVGGDINKLVDFLYEDLPHLFDEQGIDPTMYDESVKFRDPITKHDSISGYLFNIALLKKLFTPDFQLHWAKQTGPNEITTRWTMIMPFVILPWKPELVFTGTSVMGINPKNQKFCSHLDFWDSIKNNDYFSVEGLLGVIKQLRPYKTPDLETPKYQILRRTATYEVRKYFPFVIVEKKGEKLAGSTGFNDVAGYIFGKNSTKEKIKMTTPVFTQAFDNKQSNISIQIVLPSEKDLSSLPEPELEALSLRKVEGGYAVVTKFSGKPTDEVVAEKEKSLRRAVLRDGLKPKEGCMLARYNDPGRTWSFILRNEVLIWLDEFTLE is encoded by the exons ATGGCCACTCATCTTCCCAACAACCAAATTTTCAGCCGAAATTCTCATCTATCCATCACTTCCCAACAATCAAAACTAACCGGAATGTCTTTCCGGCCAGTTAAGCTACCTAGAAGTACTGGAAAACTAACACTAAAATGCAGCTTAGTTGATTCATCAAGAACAGAACCAGTGGGTGGTGATATAAATAAGCTTGTGGATTTCTTATATGAGGATTTACCTCATCTTTTCGATGAACAAGGGATTGATCCAACCATGTATGATGAAAGTGTTAAATTTAGAGACCCAATTACAAAACATGATAGTATCAGTGGGTATCTCTTTAATATTGCACTCTTGAAGAAACTCTTTACACCAGACTTTCAACTGCATTGGGCAAAACAG ACAGGACCTAATGAGATAACAACAAGGTGGACTATGATAATGCCATTCGTGATATTACCTTGGAAGCCTGAGCTAGTCTTCACAGGAACCTCCGTCATGGGTATTAACCCCAAGAATCAAAAATTCTGCAGTCATTTG GATTTTTGGGATTCCATCAAGAACAATGACTACTTTTCTGTTGAAGGCTTGCTGGGTGTTATAAAACAG CTGCGACCATACAAGACTCCGGACTTAGAGACGCCAAAGTATCAAATATTGAGAAGAACTGCAACTTATGAG GTTCGGAAGTATTTTCCCTTTGTTATTGTAGAAAAGAAAGGTGAGAAATTAGCAGGTTCGACTGGCTTCAATGATGTCGCTGG ATACATATTTGGAAAGAACTCTACCAaggagaaaataaaaatgacaacTCCAGTCTTTACTCAAGCTTTCGATAACAAACAATCAAATATATCCATCCAAATTGTTTTGCCATCGGAGAAAGATTTGAGCAG TCTACCAGAACCAGAATTAGAAGCACTTAGCTTGAGAAAGGTAGAAGGGGGGTACGCCGTCGTGACAAAATTTAGTGGCAAACCTACCGATGAAGTAGtcgctgaaaaagaaaaaagcttGCGCCGTGCAGTTCTAAGAGATGGTCTTAAACCGAAAGAAGGTTGTATGCTTGCTCGGTATAATGATCCAGGCAGAACGTGGAGCTTCATTCTG AGGAATGAAGTGCTGATATGGCTCGACGAATTCACATTGGAATAG
- the LOC113280683 gene encoding F-box protein CPR1-like, with product MAFEPQQLISERSNCPNTRFSGFGYSYRTDEYKIVRMYARCSYPALGLSLKVQVYTLGSGLGWRDKGKFEFCVSQTSVCANGALHWIEYKKRKIVAFDLADEKFIVIPLPSVISHKILGEATPNVVGGYLSVFHVVKEDEKTFISIWSLKKKRKCNSYAMGEDEFDNYWSWNKEFSIPWNDTKVKYNRSYHPLAVTKSNQVLLLHHGGLLCYDLKTTTLKELWDVHPRLRVEVPPYLEASLHLNSLVSLKALG from the coding sequence ATGGCTTTCGAACCCcaacaattgatatcagagcgATCCAATTGTCCCAACACTCGTTTTAGTGGATTTGGTTACAGTTATCGGACCGATGAATACAAAATTGTTAGAATGTATGCTAGATGTAGTTATCCAGCTTTGGGACTGAGCCTCAAAGTCCAAGTATACACTCTCGGTAGCGGTCTTGGGTGGAGAGATAAAGGAAAATTTGAATTCTGTGTATCACAAACAAGTGTCTGTGCAAATGGAGCCCTTCATTGGATCGAGTACAAGAAACGTAAAATTGTGGCTTTTGATTTGGCAGATGAAAAGTTCATAGTAATTCCACTACCATCAGTTATCTCGCACAAGATCCTCGGCGAAGCTACTCCAAACGTTGTGGGAGGCTACTTGTCGGTTTTTCATGTagttaaagaagatgaaaaaacatTCATTAGCATATGGTcattgaagaaaaagagaaagtgtaATAGTTATGCAATGGGAGAAGACGAATTCGACAACTACTGGAGTTGGAATAAAGAATTTAGTATACCATGGAATGACACTAAAGTGAAGTACAATAGGTCGTATCATCCACTCGCAGTTACAAAGAGCAACCAGGTTCTACTGTTGCATCACGGGGGTCTCTTATGTTATGATCTGAAAACTACAACCTTGAAAGAACTCTGGGATGTTCATCCGAGGTTACGTGTAGAGGTACCTCCCTACTTGGAGGCATCTCTCCACTTGAATAGTCTTGTTTCACTCAAAGCTTTAGGATAA